One Mycobacteroides salmoniphilum DNA segment encodes these proteins:
- a CDS encoding 1,4-dihydroxy-2-naphthoyl-CoA synthase: protein MTQDDGQTANPFDPTRWQPVAGFEDLTDITYHRHVSQGTVRIAFDRPEVRNAFRPHTVDELYRTLDHARMTSDVGAVLLTGNGPSPKDGGWAFCSGGDQRIRGRTGYQYAGGETAETVDPGRAGRLHILEVQRLIRFMPKVVIALVNGWAAGGGHSLHVVCDLTLASREHARFKQTDADVGSFDGGYGSAYLAKMVGQKFAREIFFLGRPYTAEQMHHMGAVNEVVDHEHLETVALEWAAAINEKSPQAQRMLKYAFNLADDGLVGQQLFAGEATRLAYMTDEAVEGRDSFLEKRKPDWSPYPWHY, encoded by the coding sequence GCAGACCGCCAATCCCTTTGACCCGACTCGCTGGCAGCCGGTGGCGGGATTCGAGGACCTGACCGACATCACCTATCACCGGCACGTCAGCCAGGGAACCGTGCGAATTGCTTTCGACCGGCCCGAGGTACGCAACGCCTTTCGGCCACACACCGTCGACGAGCTCTACCGAACGCTGGATCATGCCCGGATGACCTCCGACGTGGGGGCGGTACTGCTCACCGGGAATGGCCCCAGCCCCAAGGACGGCGGCTGGGCATTCTGCTCCGGCGGCGATCAACGCATCAGGGGCCGCACCGGTTATCAGTACGCGGGAGGCGAGACGGCCGAGACCGTGGACCCGGGCCGCGCGGGCCGTCTGCACATCCTGGAGGTGCAGCGTCTCATCCGCTTCATGCCAAAGGTGGTGATCGCCTTGGTGAATGGGTGGGCTGCCGGCGGTGGACACAGTCTGCACGTGGTGTGCGACCTGACATTGGCCAGCCGCGAACATGCTCGCTTCAAGCAGACCGATGCCGATGTGGGCAGTTTCGATGGCGGCTACGGCAGCGCATACCTGGCCAAGATGGTTGGCCAGAAGTTCGCTCGTGAGATCTTCTTCCTGGGCCGGCCGTACACCGCCGAACAGATGCATCACATGGGCGCCGTGAACGAGGTCGTCGACCACGAACATCTGGAGACGGTCGCGCTGGAGTGGGCCGCCGCCATCAACGAGAAGTCGCCGCAGGCACAACGAATGCTGAAGTACGCCTTCAACCTCGCCGATGATGGACTCGTCGGACAACAGTTGTTCGCCGGGGAGGCAACACGATTGGCTTACATGACCGATGAGGCCGTCGAAGGCCGCGACTCGTTCCTGGAGAAGCGCAAGCCGGACTGGTCGCCCTACCCCTGGCATTACTAA
- a CDS encoding SDR family oxidoreductase yields the protein MGSLAGKTIIMSGGSRGIGLAIALRAARDGANIAIMAKTAEPHPKLPGTIYTAAEEIEAAGGHALPILGDVRDDEGVASAVAQTVERFGGIDVVVNNASALNLAPSESISMKAYDLMQDINARGAFSLSTSAIGALKEAENPHILTLSPPITLEPTWFDQTTTAYTISKFSMSLVAIGLAAELRKYGIASNSLWPRTTIDTAAIRNILGAELVARCRSAEIMADAAYEILIKPSREVTGNSFVDDEVLTEAGVTDFSKYRQCAEEDLELDFWMQRAAR from the coding sequence ATGGGATCGCTGGCAGGTAAGACCATCATCATGTCGGGAGGCAGCCGCGGCATCGGGCTGGCGATCGCACTTCGGGCCGCGCGGGACGGCGCGAATATCGCGATCATGGCGAAGACGGCAGAGCCGCACCCGAAGCTTCCCGGCACCATCTACACCGCCGCCGAGGAGATCGAGGCCGCCGGTGGTCATGCGCTCCCCATTCTCGGCGATGTCCGTGACGACGAGGGCGTGGCCTCGGCCGTGGCCCAGACGGTCGAGAGGTTCGGCGGGATCGACGTCGTGGTCAACAATGCGAGCGCGTTGAATCTCGCTCCCTCGGAATCGATTTCGATGAAGGCCTACGACCTGATGCAGGACATCAACGCGCGGGGCGCCTTCTCGCTCTCGACGTCGGCGATCGGCGCGCTCAAGGAGGCGGAGAATCCGCACATCCTGACCCTGTCGCCGCCCATCACGCTGGAACCCACGTGGTTCGATCAGACCACTACCGCGTACACCATCTCGAAGTTCTCCATGAGCCTGGTGGCCATCGGGCTGGCCGCCGAACTACGCAAGTACGGCATCGCGTCGAACTCGCTGTGGCCGCGCACGACCATCGACACCGCCGCCATCCGCAATATCCTCGGCGCGGAGCTCGTTGCCCGCTGTCGCTCGGCGGAGATCATGGCCGACGCCGCGTACGAGATCCTGATCAAGCCCAGCCGGGAGGTCACCGGAAACAGCTTCGTCGACGACGAGGTGCTCACCGAGGCCGGTGTCACCGACTTCTCGAAGTATCGCCAATGCGCCGAAGAGGACCTCGAGCTCGACTTCTGGATGCAGCGCGCGGCGCGGTAA
- a CDS encoding SDR family oxidoreductase, with protein sequence MSKNSLSKRLNTAFARALMQPFPSPSLLRAKLDANYGVSVKDKRVLITGASSGIGEEAAYQFGKLGAKVIVVARREDLLNEVAARITAAGGTADAIACDLSDLDAIDKLVETVNERHGGLDILVNNAGRSIRRKTYESLDRWHDAERTMQLNYFSPLRLIRGFAPGMVERRSGHIINVATWGVLTDVVPQFAVYNASKAALSTVSRIVDAEYGKYNVHTTTLYFPLVRTPMIAPTEAYTNAAALTSAEAAEWMVLAARTRPVRIAPRISVMSAATNAVAPSLVTRVAMSGRETL encoded by the coding sequence GTGAGTAAGAACTCGTTGAGCAAGCGGCTCAACACCGCCTTTGCGCGCGCCCTGATGCAGCCTTTCCCCAGCCCATCGCTCCTTCGCGCGAAACTCGACGCAAACTACGGCGTCTCGGTCAAGGACAAGCGCGTCCTCATCACCGGCGCGTCCTCGGGTATCGGCGAGGAGGCCGCATACCAATTCGGCAAGCTTGGCGCCAAGGTCATCGTGGTGGCACGGCGTGAAGACCTGCTGAACGAGGTCGCCGCACGTATCACCGCCGCCGGCGGCACCGCGGATGCCATCGCATGCGACCTGTCCGACCTCGATGCCATCGACAAGCTGGTGGAGACCGTGAACGAACGCCATGGCGGTCTCGACATCCTGGTCAACAACGCCGGTCGCTCCATCCGACGCAAGACCTACGAGTCTCTGGATCGCTGGCATGACGCCGAGCGGACCATGCAGCTCAACTACTTCTCGCCGTTGCGGCTGATCCGCGGGTTCGCCCCCGGCATGGTCGAACGTCGCAGCGGCCACATCATCAACGTGGCCACCTGGGGAGTGCTCACGGACGTCGTGCCGCAGTTCGCGGTGTACAACGCCTCCAAGGCCGCGTTGTCGACGGTCAGCCGAATCGTGGATGCCGAATACGGCAAGTACAACGTGCACACCACCACCCTGTACTTCCCGTTGGTGCGCACCCCGATGATCGCGCCCACCGAGGCATACACCAACGCGGCGGCGCTGACCTCCGCAGAGGCCGCCGAGTGGATGGTGCTGGCGGCCCGTACCAGGCCGGTGCGCATCGCCCCGAGGATCTCGGTAATGTCAGCCGCCACCAATGCCGTGGCACCCAGCCTGGTGACACGGGTGGCAATGTCGGGGCGCGAAACCCTCTGA
- a CDS encoding VOC family protein, which yields MEILSSRILLRPKDYDATLAFYRDTLGLAVARDYGAGMVFFAGQSLIEIAGHGSADGPPTAFPGALWLQVRDVYAAQADLESRGASISRAAQQEPWGLHEMHVAAPDGVTLIFVQIPPDHPLRKDTRR from the coding sequence ATGGAGATATTGTCCAGCCGAATACTGTTGCGGCCTAAGGATTATGACGCGACGCTCGCGTTCTATCGCGACACGCTGGGCCTTGCCGTCGCGCGCGACTACGGAGCGGGCATGGTGTTTTTCGCCGGACAGTCCCTCATCGAGATCGCCGGACACGGCAGCGCGGATGGACCCCCGACGGCATTTCCCGGTGCGCTCTGGCTCCAGGTACGCGACGTCTACGCGGCCCAGGCCGACCTCGAAAGCCGCGGCGCTTCGATAAGCCGTGCCGCGCAGCAGGAGCCGTGGGGCCTGCACGAGATGCATGTCGCGGCCCCCGACGGCGTCACGCTGATCTTCGTGCAGATCCCCCCGGACCACCCACTACGCAAAGACACCCGGCGGTAG